One window of Burkholderia vietnamiensis LMG 10929 genomic DNA carries:
- the astE gene encoding succinylglutamate desuccinylase yields the protein MTSSAESRVAAAGLLDDFLAFTLAGRTPAERDGVCAGGALRWRWLGDGLLALEPAAAGAAARASVLVSAGVHGDETAPIELLSLLVRDLAAGRAALGCRLLVVLGNVPAMRAGKRYLDDDLNRLFGGRHAQLPASREAPRAQQLEAAAAAFFAAAPAGGTRWHIDMHTAIRASVFEQFALLPHTGTPPTRAMIEWLGDARIAAVLLHTAKGNTYSHFTAEQCGALACTLELGKVRPFGQNDLSRFAAADRAVRQLVSRAAGDVGDKGDAGAARGDAPLPRVFTVIDQITKRSDALELFVAPDVANFTAFARGTVLAQDGDYRYTVRHDEERLVFPNPSVKPGLRAGLLVVDTTRDTLAALV from the coding sequence ATGACTTCCAGCGCTGAGTCGCGCGTGGCGGCTGCCGGGCTGCTCGACGATTTCCTCGCGTTCACGCTCGCGGGCCGCACGCCGGCCGAGCGCGACGGCGTGTGTGCGGGCGGCGCGCTGCGCTGGCGCTGGCTCGGCGACGGCCTGCTCGCGCTCGAGCCGGCCGCGGCCGGCGCGGCGGCCCGCGCGAGCGTGCTCGTGTCGGCCGGTGTGCACGGCGACGAGACCGCGCCGATCGAGCTGTTGTCGCTGCTCGTGCGCGATCTCGCGGCGGGCAGGGCCGCGCTCGGCTGCCGGCTGCTGGTCGTGCTCGGCAACGTGCCGGCGATGCGCGCGGGCAAGCGCTATCTCGACGACGACCTGAACCGCCTGTTCGGCGGCCGTCACGCACAACTGCCGGCGAGCCGCGAGGCGCCGCGTGCGCAGCAGCTCGAAGCGGCGGCCGCCGCGTTCTTCGCGGCCGCGCCGGCCGGCGGCACGCGCTGGCACATCGACATGCATACGGCGATCCGCGCATCGGTGTTCGAGCAGTTCGCGCTGCTGCCGCACACCGGCACGCCGCCGACCCGCGCGATGATCGAATGGCTCGGCGACGCGCGCATCGCGGCCGTGCTGCTGCATACCGCGAAGGGCAATACGTATTCGCATTTCACGGCCGAGCAATGCGGCGCGCTCGCATGCACGCTCGAGCTCGGCAAGGTGCGCCCGTTCGGGCAGAACGACCTGTCGCGCTTCGCGGCGGCCGACCGCGCGGTACGCCAGCTCGTGTCGCGCGCGGCCGGCGATGTGGGTGACAAGGGTGACGCCGGCGCTGCCCGCGGCGACGCGCCGCTGCCGCGCGTGTTCACCGTGATCGACCAGATCACGAAGCGCAGCGACGCGCTCGAGCTGTTCGTCGCGCCCGACGTCGCGAACTTCACCGCGTTCGCGCGCGGCACCGTGCTCGCGCAGGACGGCGATTACCGCTACACGGTCAGGCACGACGAGGAGCGCCTCGTGTTTCCGAATCCGTCGGTGAAGCCGGGCTTGCGCGCGGGGCTGCTGGTCGTCGACACGACGCGCGACACGCTCGCCGCGCTCGTGTGA
- the astB gene encoding N-succinylarginine dihydrolase, with protein MNAQEANFDGLVGPTHNYAGLSFGNVASLNNEKSAANPKAAAKQGLRKMKQLADLGFAQGVLPPQERPSLRLLRELGFSGKDADVIAKAAKQAPELLAAASSASAMWTANAATVSPSADTADGRVHFTPANLCSKLHRAIEHEATRRMLSTLFADPARFVVHDALTGTPALGDEGAANHTRFCAAYGKPGVEFFVYGRAEYRRGPEPKRFPARQTFEASRAVAQRHGLDETATVYAQQDPDVIDAGVFHNDVISVGNRDTLFTHERAFVNKQAVYDTLTAALDARGARLNVIEVPDAAVSVNDAVTSYLFNSQLLSRADGSQVLVVPQECRENANVAAYLDRLAAANGPIGDVLVFDLRESMKNGGGPACLRLRVVLTDAERAAVTSNVWMNDTLFASLDAWIDTHYRDRIAPEDLADPALLDESRTALDELTQILRVGSLYDFQR; from the coding sequence ATGAACGCACAAGAAGCCAATTTCGACGGACTCGTCGGCCCGACCCACAACTACGCCGGGCTGTCGTTCGGCAACGTGGCGTCGCTCAACAACGAAAAATCGGCCGCGAACCCGAAGGCAGCCGCGAAGCAGGGGCTGCGCAAGATGAAGCAGCTCGCCGATCTCGGCTTCGCGCAAGGCGTGCTGCCGCCGCAGGAGCGGCCGTCGTTGCGCCTGTTGCGCGAGCTCGGCTTCTCCGGCAAGGACGCCGACGTGATCGCGAAGGCCGCGAAGCAGGCGCCCGAGCTACTCGCCGCGGCGAGCTCGGCGTCGGCGATGTGGACCGCGAACGCGGCGACCGTCAGCCCGTCGGCCGACACCGCCGACGGCCGCGTCCACTTCACGCCGGCCAACCTGTGCAGCAAGCTGCATCGCGCGATCGAACACGAGGCGACGCGCCGCATGCTGTCGACGCTGTTCGCCGATCCCGCGCGCTTCGTGGTGCACGACGCGCTGACGGGCACGCCGGCGCTCGGCGACGAAGGCGCGGCGAACCATACGCGCTTTTGCGCGGCATACGGCAAGCCGGGCGTCGAGTTCTTCGTGTACGGCCGCGCCGAATATCGCCGCGGGCCGGAGCCGAAGCGCTTTCCGGCGCGGCAGACGTTCGAGGCGAGCCGCGCGGTCGCGCAGCGCCACGGTCTCGACGAAACGGCGACCGTCTATGCGCAGCAGGACCCGGACGTGATCGATGCGGGCGTGTTCCACAACGACGTGATTTCGGTCGGCAACCGCGACACGCTGTTCACGCACGAGCGTGCATTCGTCAACAAGCAGGCGGTGTACGACACGCTGACGGCCGCGCTCGACGCGCGCGGCGCGCGGCTGAACGTGATCGAGGTGCCCGACGCGGCCGTGAGCGTGAACGACGCGGTGACGTCGTATCTGTTCAACAGCCAGCTGCTGTCGCGCGCGGACGGCTCGCAAGTGCTCGTCGTGCCGCAGGAATGCCGCGAGAACGCGAATGTGGCCGCCTATCTCGATCGTCTCGCGGCGGCCAACGGGCCGATTGGCGACGTGCTGGTGTTCGACCTGCGCGAAAGCATGAAGAACGGCGGCGGCCCGGCGTGCCTGCGCCTGCGCGTCGTGCTGACCGACGCCGAGCGCGCGGCCGTCACGTCGAACGTGTGGATGAACGACACGCTGTTCGCGTCGCTCGACGCGTGGATCGACACGCACTATCGCGACCGTATCGCCCCGGAAGACCTCGCCGATCCGGCGCTGCTCGACGAATCGCGCACGGCGCTCGACGAACTCACGCAGATCCTGCGGGTGGGCTCGCTGTATGACTTCCAGCGCTGA